tgacaatggcttgaaaataaagccgaaaaaccggtcaggacctactacctgtctattatttttcacctgtggatatgtgtgacatatatatctatctatattatatatatattatatatatatatattatatatatatatatatatatatatatatatatacagtggaaatGATTACTAGGAATTTCATGAATTCACAGTACCGTAATTATAAATTCTAGTTACGAGTAGGGAAATATTTCATGAACATTCTTTCCactgatttatttaaaaaactaacACTTTtgcagtaaaatattaaaattccagGTAAGGGTACAAAATgtttgaagaaaagtaaaagaaaaaggttaTCATTAGACGCAATTCTTTTGTGAAGGACTAAGACTAAACAATAAGGTGATTATTTTCATATGACCCAGTTACTCAAAAACTTTCCTTCAAAGATAAttggaaatatttatgaaattcctGGCAAACATCACAATAGAAATGTATAGCGCAAAGCAGAACGGACCTTATGGTAGATTAAAAcccataattaataaatattcgcttatataatgaagtcatgtgTATCTACCATGacgttttaaatatattatttatatatatatcacacacacacacacatacatacacacacatacacacacacacacacacacacacatatatatatatatatatatatatatatatatatatatatatatatatatatatatatatatatatatatatatacatacataaaatgtcTGTGAAGTTAAACAATtccctctaataaaaagagcccataaaattgcaaaaaaagtaGAAAGTATATACATTTCAGAGAGCAAACTGTCCCTCTCCTCAGATTGGGgatgaatgagaagagttacagaaaaggcggcatTTACAAAAAGAGGCCCACAGGTCAGCCATTACGTCATTTCAGATGGTAATTCATTTTTAACCTTCTTAATCGCtgattggaggaagattttatttataatatctgaATTCCACGATACCTTTGAAACATTCATTGTGTTTTTCTTTGatcaaagctgattctatcatctgacttttgaaCAGACAATTGCTGCtaaaaattatatgtgacaaattccagtttaatctgtgattatggttatttgtATGGTTacaaatagctgagctctgttgtccatacctaactgaacgtgtgtgtgtgtatgcaaccatgaaatatagccagtaattaTATCATCAATCACAAAGAGGCTAAAGAAATTATGCACAGAAAGGTAACTGTAAAATCAACATTACTTAATCATGTATTATGAAGAATTACTTAGTTCACCTTTCCTATTGACCTGTCGtactgactttctctctctctctctctctccacatacacatggatatatgtatatatatatatatatataattaatatatatatatatatagatatatatatatatatattatatatatattaaaaactactggTCACCTTTTACCTAGACAAGTTTGTGAGTGCAAAGCCTTCCATCGAAATTCGTGGTCGCTTCGGCAACTTGACCTTGCtctgatactctggatgcggATTCGAACCTtgctaccggacatcagaattacttcaaaaTCTTTCATTTGGAtcaaaggctttgtagtgaaaagtGCATccgaaaagtgtgaagaattcgagaagttatgaTGGCAATGCAGTTGTTAcaattacatacaaacacacataatatatacataatcctACATGTGCGCGTGTACATGTAGGAATGTTTTTATGGAGGTTTTATTTTTGTGGCCTTGTAATGTGATTGGATTTATAAATTACATCCCGATATTAACATCTCCAGCCATTTTATAAATTACGATTGCACTAATGGCACGGGTTTTGTACGAAACGACTCTACCGTTTTGGTTAATATTGTACCAAGTATGACTTGttcactgacagagagagagagagagagaggagagagagagagagagagagtgatgtatCATATAAGGGACAAGAGGAGGTCACATAAACTAGTATCTCACGAGACTCAAGTCttttatacgggctgctctacgagcaagagcccgtgctggcacaaggccagcttaatcttaaacaacaacaggCTCAAGTCAAATTATAATTCCAAGGGGATCGAATGCCACTTTTCGGTTCAGAGCCCAAAGTACAATCTTTGCACCACGAGGGCCGCtcactcataaacacacacatacagagagagagagagagagagagagagagagagagagagagagagagacgggtacaCCGATCGATATCCAAGAACTCACGGGAAAGAAAATGGGAGAGGAGGAATGACTATGAAAAAGCGACAACGTCCACAGTCGACACGTAACCCTCTTCCCGCACCCGCACTGCTTGTGCCGAGTGAGTGAGTGTGAAGGAATGCTGGCGAGTTTTTACTGGGGGAAATGAAGGCCGCATGTGACTTGGGCCCCTCAAGGCCAAGGACACTAGAAAAAAATGTTCCCTTAGATGACAAAATAACGAGGGCGTTGATAATCTGAAGATTTCTATTGTCTACCTCTTTCTTTTCTACGTACAGCTTAACTGCTTGCTTTCTTTATTGCAGCAAATCACTTCCAAACGCTCCAAAAGCTCTCGCAGGGTAAGGTCTTCATATATGGGAACTTCCAATATTGACCATCAAAACATATTTCATCACTTCCTCCTTTATACGAGTAAACTAAAATTTCTTAAACTAAATCCAAAAGATCAAAATGAACTTGAAATGTGAAACCAGTAGGTATTCAAACAAAccaaacattttttaccagtaggtattcaaacaaaccaaaaaaccataaattttttttaatcattataaaaCCACTTGCCATATACATACAGCAATGAAGCGCCAAACTAATCTTTCTGAAAATCAAATGCAATCGATCAGAGGCGAAAACTCTACTTAGCTATTAACAAACGGTTAACTATAATAACTATTATTGAAACTGCTCGTTCTACCGTTTTCGTAGACTTCAATGAACAAAACTCTCAACAACAAacacaatgagagagaggagagagagagagaggagagagagagagagagagagagagagagagaaattcgccgAGTTATCGAAGGCGTATACAGACAATAACCGGATCGTTTGCCGAAGTTCAAATCGATATCAAAACCTTTAATTgcattccgattttttttttgcttctacttatttttgttttagcgtGGATAATCATCTTCAAAGGGTAACATAATATTTGTGTTACCCTTGATAAAGTGAAAAGTCAGCAGCCAAATTAAACTATGCAATACCCGATCGTATTTTAGTAGTGGCAACATAGCAGCTATAGTTAAAACATTTGCGAGCGACGCAGCTTGATGTATACGAGCAAAATGAATTTCAGATATAACTAGTACATTTTTGTAATACTGTTATCATAGATGATAAAAAGGAGACTAAGCGTACATCTAGTGCTAATCGCCTGAATAACCGTAAATGGCACTTGGCAATGAACCGAACTGATTATAGCAACGTGTGCCGACGCATGACTCGGTGAATAAATAATAACACTGGGAAATGGCGCAGACCACGCCGATATTCTCAAAGCGCTCCGAGAAAATATTAGCTACCTAATCAATCCTATTAGACATAGTAATTAACATAAACAGAACAATCAGAGCTCGGTTCGCTAAGACACTTCGTACAGGCAACTCTCTTCATAGGGGGAACTTGGCATCCAGATACAGTTTATCACGTGAGTATACATACCTATTCATCGTACGTAGTTTATATCACAAATGAATTTTGACAAAACTTATTTATACAGCATGGGCAGCGGAGTCATCGGCAAAGAGTGCATCATCTCATTCAGCAACAACCACCAATACCCTgtagggccttttttttttttttttttttttttttttttttttttggtaccctTAGTGAAGCAAATGAAAAATCCAGTTCTACCTGGCAAACTCACATCATTGAGAGGAACTACGTTCTTTCGAATAGTTCTGGAAATATTTTGAAGAGAATGAGTCTTCTTAACTACATATATCCAAATTCTGTAAACAGACAGCAAAGAAAACGGAAAATTCGCAACAGTAATTAGATATACATAAATCAATTACGTTGGTAGATCTATAGTTTGCTCTCTCATATATCAAGACAGCTTTCGCTCTACAATTCTAGTACCCGGATCCTCCAATTCTGCCCCTCTCTTATGCATtaccctatatatgtatattctttccTTGAGACGTCTGTGCTCCGTCTTGAAAGGACTGGCATGTATATGGCCTAGAACATTTCCAACTTCGTTCTTTCAACTTGGAGGTCTGTAAGTTTTTGGTTTAGGAAGGGGCCCCTCGAGGGGGCAAGATACAAACGTGACCATGACCATTCATGCAAATCtaaacaagatttcattttactaCACCGTAAAATGGGATTTTGTTCAAGTTTTACAAGTCACCTTTGCTTACTTCAGCCATCCACAAGGTGTTACAATCTCTGTTGATATGTTTTGTGGTTACCTCATGACAGCAAATGCTAAATGCAGGAAATTACAGTAAAACTAGGAGTTTGGGACAGATGTTTTTCgcggacggagagagagacgacagagaggatggaggggggggggggcgagagagagagagagagagagagagagagaggcgcggcaAAATATGAAACTATTAGTATGAACTCACTTCCGGCATCTGAtattctacaaacttatgttttaATGAAGACACAACATTAAAATACCTTGTAACCAGAGAAATTAAGCTATATTTTAAGAACAAACATTGACCTGTTTTGTACCAAAATCTCTTATACTTCGGTCTAATATTCACAGCAGATTCTCCACACCTTTCCTACAATGATCAGTTCAGACACTAAAGCTAAAAGTGAACCCTTTACTCTCGGATAGCTTGTAACTCTCCACATGGAATCTCTTCCACTGACTGCGAAAAGCATCATTCTGTGATTTCTTGGTTCAACGAACTGCCTGCAACTTTTTACAGTGACCTATCCTGCAAAAGTAGGTTCAGTATCTCAATTCAGGTTCAAGCTTACCCCCTATTAACCCCTACCTCTCCCACCCCCATATAGTGTGGGTTGTAAGCTACCCATCCTTTGTAaagcaaaaaatctctctctctctctctctctctctctctctctctctctctctctctctctctctctcacacgagaAATTTGACATTCGTAAATAAATTAACAGGCGAGTGTGCTGTTACTAATTCATGAACAAGAAGAGTATCTAAGTGATCTCATtgtgaacaaaacaaaataagactGATGGAATGAGTATTAAAAGCCTCTTGAAAAATGAATGTGTAAAAACCTTGACGTGCATCTATCTGTATGCACTGTCTTTCAGTCTGATGATATGAGAAATTAAGGCAGAACTTACAAGGGACGAATTTTAAAACTCTAAGACTTAATAATAcctaaaatgtaaacataatttaTGCACAACTAAGACAGACTAACATTCTTACCTTCTCAATTTATAAGGCGAGGGTTCAAAACCATACAGAATCCTTTCGACGCTGGTGGGTCGTTCAATGACGGTACAATCAATACATCCAATTTCTTCGATATTTTTATGCAattcgttctcctcctcctcctcctcctcccccccactcTCACTATCACTACCACTATCAATCTTCTCTTTACTCTTGACTCCTTCACAAACACTGCTAACGCTCCCCGCATTAATTTGACCACATTCACGAACACTTTCGCTATCACTTATACTCAAGGGCGCTTTTTCCGCCGCCTGTCCCCTTGCCTCCGCTAATGCTACAGTAGCACTCAATAAATTGTCACTTCTGCTTCCTGAATCAAACTCAAAAGGTTTCTCAATTTTCTCTTCTTCGACGACTTGGTCCCCTTTGAGTTGGAAAAGCAGCTCACTTCCTGCTGCCGATTCAAACGAATCACTACTACGGCAAGCACTGTAGTAGCTGGAAGGTCTGCTGTTACTGGCACTACTCGTTTCTCGGGGCTCACAAGGAACTTCTACGACACTCGTAAATACATTCACTGATGATTTACTCGCAGATTTGTTGCTTTTACCGCTCTCCTTCCTCAGAAAGGAAGGAAGCTCGGCATCTTGAAATCGACACTTTTTGATATCATCGACGTTGTCGATACTGACCGACTTGAGCTGATGCCTTAGAGAAggtattttattataattctgatgatgatgatgatgatgatgatgttgatgggcACGAGCAGATTTTTTCGGATGTTTTTTGTGATCTTTAGTGATCTCCACAGATTTATTTTCGCTGAGTAGGGAATAAAAATCCTCCTTCAGAGATAAAATCTCATCTCGTAAATTGCTGATGTCTTCGCAAGAAGAGACGATGCACCGTTCTTCGGAATCCTCCTTGAGGTGCGCCTGCTTTCCTTTGCGGGTCAGAATTTCCGCTTTGATTGCACTGATCTCGTTCTTCAGACTCGTGATATCAAACGTAGGAATACTGGGCATGCTTGGCGACGTTGCCAAGGCATTCTCAGAGGGCCAACCCTCATTCTCATTTGCGCACTCTTGACGATAAGGGTCATCGCCATAACTGAAAAGGAAACCTAACGGCGGTGGCGGCAGAGTGGGCGTGGGAGGCGGAGGTGGGAGGAGGCTGGGAGTGGGAGGAGGGGTCAATCCAATACAATCACTGTTTATGCACAGAGTCAAGTCATGGTGTTGAGTCCTCATACTTGAAAGGTCTCCTTCTCTGGGTTCCGCTCTTCCTTTCTGCCCATCGGCTTTCATCGTCATTAATATCCCTTCAGTGCCTTGACTCTTACTGGCACTAGTGCCACCACCACTTCCAACACCAAAGGCATAAGAAGTCGACTCTGTAGCACCAGTCGTTGCAGATGTTAGTTGCAAGAGTGGTGGGGAACAGATATCTGAGTGTGAGCACTTGATCTCCTGCTCTTGCTCCTCCTCTGCATCCAGTTCCTTCCCAATTGACCTCTTGCATTTAACTGCAACATCTGGAGTCCCTTGGATCTTGTATGGAACCTCCTGAGGCAAACATTGATAGTCGAAAACATCACAATCTTCATGAAAGACTTCCTCATTAAActcaaatttccttttattctcaCAGTTACTTTTTACGACACTATCTACGTTCATATCAAGCAGAAATAAATTATCATGTTGCTTTCGATCTCCCAAAGCATTACATTCGTCAAAATCTTTCACAGAATTAAAGTCACCATCGACTGAGTCATTGCAAACGTTGTTTTCCTTCGATTCATTCAACGCCTGtgaaaaagataaagaagaaatggAATACGAAGGATTATCACCCCCAATGAATGAGCACCGAGGCGAGTCGATGATGATTCTGTTCACCTGTTCGTTTTGCAACTGGATTTCTGGTTCACGTAACGAGTTAACTTTCTCAACCATTTTTTGGTCGAGAGATTCAACGACTTCGTCGGTTCCTGGTGCTTTCGGTTTCTTCGAAAAAGCATCGTCTGGCGAAGAAAGGCTCCCACCAACAAGCTCCAACATCATACTATTCCTCGCCGAGGAACCATTACTCTTGCATAACGGCTGATCTTTCGTGACGTCCTCCACTTCGGTGTCAGTGTCTGAAGCGTCTTGTTGATCAAGGTGGGCTAATGAAGCCTCTATGTTGTCCTCGAGGGATTGGTCGTAATCCTTTCGTCGTTGATGGGTAGCATCACCAACAACTGAAGATGACGTCGCTGGCAACGTACTACAAGCATCAGCAAGAGCGCTCGGCGATGTCGAACCGACACTAGACTCGCACTCTGGACTGGAGACAAGAGATGCATCGAGGGATCCCGTAGACACTAAGGAGGAAACACTAGTAACGGAGGACAGACTGTCACGGCGGTGGTCTCCCGCAAGGGCGTGAGTTGTTTCCTTAGCTTCCTGAATGGCACGCATCATATCTTCCTGTGCCGAAGTAAATCCTCGTACGGCTTCCAAAACAGCTTTGTTTGGGTTACCGCTTTCGAGACCACGATAATGATCATGCTTAAGGCTTTCAGTCGATTCCTCTGTCGATCTCacctcctccctcttctctcccGCTCCTCCCCCTTCGGAGCCATCGTCGAGCAATGGACTTGGAATAGATTGCTCGTGATGATCTCCACTGCTTCTCGATTGACCTGCAATTGCCAGTGATGTTGGGTCAGTCTCGCGTTTGGGATGAATCATGGAGGCCCGTGACACTCTCCGCGCCACACCCGACCCTTGACGATCATGTACACTTTCACCTCCACCGCTCTGAAGGGGACGGGGCGAGCACAACGTCGAGATGCGTTGCAAAGATGAACAAGGCTCAAGTGGAAGTGCGGCTTGCGCTGGAGGGGGAGGGAAGTTATTCGAGTTGTTAAGTGGcgggggaggtggagggggaggaggtagtaAAAGTGGCGTGACAGGGGTGCCGCAGGGGAGGGTGGGAGAACCGTTCGCGTCTCGAGTGTCGACCACACTCAAAGACTCACCAGAATCTGAGTCATGTGTCTTGTTGTCATGGTGGGTGGAACATTCGAGGACTGCCCTAccatctttctcctcctcctcctcttcctcctcctcctccaccaactCTACCTCCACCTCCACTTCCACTTCATTCACTTCCTGttgctcttctttttctctctcacccACAATTCCGCCACCTACACTCCTCCAAAGGGCACTCAGTATGCCACTCAACAGGGCAAAACTCACACTGACAGTCATCAACCAGAGGGATTTGAAACATTTACGCAAGCACTGCTGCAGCCATCCTGCCTCAGGCGGTGCTTCCGTGAAGGAATTggcctggtggtggtggtggtggtgctgctgttgctgttgctgttgttgcatAGGACGTCGTTTGCGATCTTTGCGAGTACGACGACGACGTAACTCTGTTCGTTCTCTCTTGCTCCGCTGCGCACTGTCACTGCTCTCTCTTACTAAGTCTCGGGCATGGTGGCTAGGACGATGGCCAGGATCTGGGGCTAGCACCACACTCGGGGACCACCAAGGCACCAACTCACccctcccaccaccaccaccaccaccaccaccactatctTGATGCCCCCCCATCATCGCAATGAATAAGTTTAACAATTAAATGGTTATTAGATCACCAACTTGTCCAACCATCGCAAACCGAAGTTGAGACACCAAATCACGCAATTCGAATTTTTCACGAAACATTTGCCTCTCGTTATCTATTTCTTTCACTGAGGCTCTCGAACTTCCTTTCGTGGTCTTTCAACAAAAGGTTCGGAAATATGACGACGACGAACCATTTTCTTTCACATCAAAATCAAACACTCGCATATCAATTCCCGCACTGTTGCGACAATGAATGGGACCTTCTTTACAAATGTTACTgccgtcggagagagagagagagagagataggccggggaggggggatggtggtggtggtgaaggAGGCTAAAGGCAGTCAGTAGCCGTGACCATATTCCCTATGCATCACTCGTGAGTGACGTTAGAAGACACCTCCGCAATTTCCTCTCTCGCCGTCGATCGCACTTAGAGCAAGTTAGCACACAAACGACCGTTTCAACCGGATGCTCCTCCTCCAGCTACTTCTGACGGTGCCGATGGGGCGGCCACTGTATCCCCAACATCACAACCCAGCGAGGCTGACGCAACTAACTCCGTTAGCCTCTGTTTGCTGATGCTGACTGCTCTTCCCCCTTCTTCCCCACTCGCGTCTCCTTCCCCATCTCATCCCTACCTATCAACCCGATAGTCCCATCCGTTCCCCAAAGCTACATCACCTGCTGCTGCGGTTGGCAGCGTTAGTGGATAAGGGCACAACCGGTGCTCTTGCTCATGTTGCCTCTCTAATTGCCAAGTACTGACTGAGACGGCATTCATGCacacacttttacacacacattatatatatatatatatatatatatatatatatatatatatatatatatatatatatatatacatacatacatacacatgtttgtgtgtgtgttaaaaaaaGGGAGCCAGAATACAAATCGAATGAGAGTATGCCAAAAGTGTGCGTTCCAtcttcaatggaaaaaaaataacagccgTGAGAAAGACCctgaaaatgaaaagcaagagGTGCTATATTAAGCACGGAAAAGCCTGAGGTGTTATTTTGAGGCGAATCGAGTCTGAGGGAATTCTTAGTggtgaagaagaaaagagaaggggGTCATTGGTGTGTGCCAAAGTAGTAGTCGGGAGGAGAGTTGCCAAGTGCCACACATGCATCGCGATCATACATACAGACTTTTAAACAACACAGGTGACAGATTACACTATTCATTCGTTCCAGTATCGCTCGACGTTGCCAAATCTGTTAACAATCACGTAAGAGGGAAAATGTATTTGTACGTTTCctaaaatgaacataaaacattatatatatatatatatatatatatatatattatatatatatatatatatatatatatatatatatatatatgcattacgctacaaatgtcctttaaaatctaatttgttctatttcggaattaatatattttcatacataggTATGTTACCCGAAgacgaattttttagttgataagaaaatcATCGGCTCACTGGCTAGAATCACGGAACCAAAAATTCAGGATGTGCAATGGCGGTGTGATaaaattcacatacatacatgtatacacacacacacacacacacacacaacacacatatatatatatatataatatatatatattatataatatatatatatatatatatatatatatatatatatatatatacatatatatatatatatgcagttatgAATCCAGATAaagtttaataattaataaattatataatatatatatatatatatatatatatatatatatatatatatatatagcagttatGAATCCagataaagttaataaatcatgtatatatatatatatatatatatatatatatatataatatatatatatatatgtgtgtgtgtgtgtgtgtgtgtgtgtgtgtgtgtgtgtgtgtgtgtatatatatatatatatatatatactatatataatatatcatatatatatatatatatatatatacataatttattaattgattaaacTTTATCTGGATTcataactgcatatatatatatatatatatatatatatatatatatatatatatatatatatatttattaataatattattaaacttTATCTGGATTcaaaactgcatatatatataatataatataatatatatatataaatatatatatatatatatatatatatatacatatacacacacacacatatatatatatatattacacacacatacaacacagatatatataccgCGATGGAGCGCGAAGATGACGACTTGCATACAGATATTTGTAAAAGATTGGCCAACAACAGAGGAACTGAATATAAATGACAGCGGAAGTCTAACATACTGATGTTCTTGTGGGTGAGGATGACTGAACTCCCTCGCTTGGTCAGGATGTgcatcattactctctctctctctctctctctctctctctctctctctctctctctctccccttagaACTCTTCGATCTAGCATACACTACTATGTGGTATTAGATCAATGGAACCCTGATAAAGCTAATAAAGAACTGACTTTCCACTGGAAGACAACTGGAAATAGGATAAGCATAATTtgctttaattatatatagtttatcttGAAATTCTCTAATAATCTTGTTGATCCGCAATGGCGACACCTGTTCTTCCGCCATTTACTGtaattttacggaaaactaaatcATTAAAGCATATTACTCTTGTTTAGGGTTGCCTTTGAATCTGACCAAGGGCACTCACTCTACTATGGAAGTTAAATCGTGACCGCGCCTTGGAAGGGCAGCGCAAAGCGCTGACTGACTGACACAGACTGCTGCACATTCCGAAACTATCTACAAgctcccactttttcatttgaaCAAAACTGCTTTATTAATGAGGTTGACTCATTAGGCATCGTGCATAAATACCTTCAGCCACGAGCAGAGTGTCAGAGTCCCTGGTCAAGGTTATCCTTCACACACACAGAGGAATAAATCTTCTTGGTTGCTACAGAAAAAGCTCTTCATATACTTTGAT
This window of the Macrobrachium nipponense isolate FS-2020 chromosome 5, ASM1510439v2, whole genome shotgun sequence genome carries:
- the LOC135215582 gene encoding uncharacterized protein LOC135215582 isoform X4 gives rise to the protein MMGGHQDSGGGGGGGGGRGELVPWWSPSVVLAPDPGHRPSHHARDLVRESSDSAQRSKRERTELRRRRTRKDRKRRPMQQQQQQQQHHHHHHQANSFTEAPPEAGWLQQCLRKCFKSLWLMTVSVSFALLSGILSALWRSVGGGIVGEREKEEQQEVNEVEVEVEVELVEEEEEEEEEEKDGRAVLECSTHHDNKTHDSDSGESLSVVDTRDANGSPTLPCGTPVTPLLLPPPPPPPPPLNNSNNFPPPPAQAALPLEPCSSLQRISTLCSPRPLQSGGGESVHDRQGSGVARRVSRASMIHPKRETDPTSLAIAGQSRSSGDHHEQSIPSPLLDDGSEGGGAGEKREEVRSTEESTESLKHDHYRGLESGNPNKAVLEAVRGFTSAQEDMMRAIQEAKETTHALAGDHRRDSLSSVTSVSSLVSTGSLDASLVSSPECESSVGSTSPSALADACSTLPATSSSVVGDATHQRRKDYDQSLEDNIEASLAHLDQQDASDTDTEVEDVTKDQPLCKSNGSSARNSMMLELVGGSLSSPDDAFSKKPKAPGTDEVVESLDQKMVEKVNSLREPEIQLQNEQVNRIIIDSPRCSFIGGDNPSYSISSLSFSQALNESKENNVCNDSVDGDFNSVKDFDECNALGDRKQHDNLFLLDMNVDSVVKSNCENKRKFEFNEEVFHEDCDVFDYQCLPQEVPYKIQGTPDVAVKCKRSIGKELDAEEEQEQEIKCSHSDICSPPLLQLTSATTGATESTSYAFGVGSGGGTSASKSQGTEGILMTMKADGQKGRAEPREGDLSSMRTQHHDLTLCINSDCIGLTPPPTPSLLPPPPPTPTLPPPPLGFLFSYGDDPYRQECANENEGWPSENALATSPSMPSIPTFDITSLKNEISAIKAEILTRKGKQAHLKEDSEERCIVSSCEDISNLRDEILSLKEDFYSLLSENKSVEITKDHKKHPKKSARAHQHHHHHHHHQNYNKIPSLRHQLKSVSIDNVDDIKKCRFQDAELPSFLRKESGKSNKSASKSSVNVFTSVVEVPCEPRETSSASNSRPSSYYSACRSSDSFESAAGSELLFQLKGDQVVEEEKIEKPFEFDSGSRSDNLLSATVALAEARGQAAEKAPLSISDSESVRECGQINAGSVSSVCEGVKSKEKIDSGSDSESGGEEEEEEENELHKNIEEIGCIDCTVIERPTSVERILYGFEPSPYKLRSGYSATGPTALRDFRTTSRVNFYHQKYTSLTPQWNGRESNPRPPRTDMRERDLEEEEREEILGSDDEEQEDPFDYCKGGYHPVKIGDLFYNRYHVIRKLGWGHFSTVWLCWDLQAKRFVALKVVKSASHYTETALDEIKLLKCVRESDENDPKRDKTVQLLDDFKISGVNGTHVCMVFEVLGHNLLKFIIRSNYQGIPLGNVKRIIRQVLEALDYLHAKCKIIHTDIKPENILMCVDESYIRKLAYEATQWQKMGLKLPGSLVSTAPKHYSQPDPNAKMSKNKKKKLKKKQKAKQALLENQMKELEALEEKEARQALEACDLVTPNASVLSNESSIEESSNMESQTNEQQLDKVAEGLEEVALQLQSQQPQQQQQQQQQLINSNQIQELEPQNHPLSQSHPPQLHTSLASQPQLITPNLTLEEEAQQKLEGDDGGANISNMSGASNSSSAGGMRRVASCPDHKAIDRNPDPVTEVCDMKVKIADLGNACWVDHHFTEDIQTRQYRCLEVLLGAGYGAPADIWSTACMAFELATGDYLFEPHSGADYTRDEDHLAHIIELLGKIPRHIAQSGKYSKEFFDKKGDLKHITKLRPWGMFEVLTEKYEWPEEEARAFSDFLIPMLAFDTSERATASECLKHPWLNS